From Streptomyces sp. Edi4, one genomic window encodes:
- a CDS encoding DUF4365 domain-containing protein: MALAQPDPAAPGHGLLSGRIAPLRGSLATTACMETLQVGYLHAVAAAAGCSLSQPFPDNGIDWHVSHSAAGHVVDDEVTIKVQLKCTYQIPPHPPGGVFSFTLDNDHLVKLARTPVSVHKILVVMLAPRSRDEWLRAGHDRLALRHCCYWINLAGHPVTGRRRTTVRIPTSRIFDDRALCEIMTRVGAGGRP; this comes from the coding sequence ATGGCGCTCGCGCAGCCCGATCCGGCCGCGCCCGGCCACGGTCTGCTGTCGGGGCGGATCGCACCGCTGCGCGGCTCACTCGCCACCACCGCCTGCATGGAGACCCTTCAGGTGGGCTACCTGCACGCGGTGGCGGCGGCAGCGGGTTGCTCGCTGTCCCAGCCCTTCCCCGACAACGGGATCGACTGGCACGTGAGCCACAGCGCCGCCGGCCATGTCGTCGACGACGAAGTGACGATCAAGGTGCAGCTCAAGTGCACCTACCAGATCCCGCCGCACCCGCCGGGCGGGGTCTTCTCCTTCACGCTGGACAACGACCACCTGGTGAAGCTGGCCCGCACACCCGTGTCGGTCCACAAGATCCTGGTCGTGATGCTGGCGCCGAGGAGCCGGGACGAGTGGCTGCGCGCGGGCCACGACCGCTTGGCCCTGCGCCACTGCTGCTACTGGATCAACCTGGCCGGACACCCGGTGACCGGCCGGCGCAGGACCACGGTGCGGATACCGACCTCGCGGATCTTCGACGACCGCGCGCTCTGCGAGATCATGACGCGGGTCGGAGCGGGAGGGAGACCCTGA
- a CDS encoding 3'-5' exonuclease, whose protein sequence is MTCWYEGPLAAFDTETTGVDVEGDRMVSAALVVQDGPGGRPRVTRWLINPGIPVPAGATAVHGLTDEHLRLNGRWPAPVMEEVAKALAEQCAAGRPLVIMNAPFDLTLLDRELRRHRAASLGHYLGRNPLRVLDPRVLDKHLDRYRKGRRTLTDLCEHYGVTLEGAHDAAADALAALEVVRALGRRFAGRLERLTPTELHALQATWHAAQARGLQAWFSKQGTPELVDTAWPLRPELPAAA, encoded by the coding sequence ATGACGTGCTGGTACGAGGGTCCCCTGGCGGCGTTCGACACGGAGACGACCGGGGTGGACGTCGAAGGGGACCGCATGGTGTCGGCCGCGCTGGTCGTGCAGGACGGCCCGGGCGGGCGGCCTCGGGTGACGCGCTGGCTGATCAACCCGGGCATACCCGTCCCGGCGGGCGCGACCGCCGTGCACGGCCTGACCGACGAGCACCTGCGGCTGAACGGGCGCTGGCCGGCGCCGGTGATGGAGGAGGTCGCCAAGGCGCTGGCCGAGCAGTGCGCGGCGGGGCGCCCGCTGGTCATCATGAACGCGCCGTTCGACCTGACGCTGCTCGACCGGGAGTTGCGCCGCCACCGCGCGGCCTCCCTCGGCCACTACCTGGGCCGCAATCCGCTGCGGGTGCTGGATCCCCGGGTCTTGGACAAGCATCTGGACCGCTACCGCAAGGGCCGGCGCACCCTGACCGATCTGTGCGAGCACTACGGCGTGACGCTGGAGGGCGCGCACGACGCGGCCGCCGACGCGCTGGCCGCCCTCGAGGTCGTACGGGCCCTCGGGCGCAGGTTCGCGGGCCGCCTGGAACGGCTGACCCCCACCGAGCTGCACGCGCTCCAGGCGACCTGGCACGCGGCCCAGGCGCGGGGCCTTCAGGCCTGGTTCAGCAAGCAGGGCACCCCGGAGCTGGTGGACACCGCGTGGCCGTTGCGGCCCGAACTCCCGGCGGCCGCCTGA
- a CDS encoding SRPBCC family protein, whose amino-acid sequence MNWSHYRFRSVWDLPAAPAAVYAVLERHEEYPHWWPEVRETVPLDERTATARFRALIPCDLVVTARETRRDPVALVLEAALSGDLEGMARWTLSAHGAGTRVVYEQDVEVVRPLLRRLAVPGRPLFRANHALMMRSGRRGLRRRLGAV is encoded by the coding sequence ATGAACTGGAGCCACTACCGCTTCCGCAGCGTCTGGGACCTGCCGGCCGCCCCTGCCGCCGTCTACGCCGTCCTGGAGCGCCACGAGGAGTACCCCCACTGGTGGCCCGAGGTCCGCGAGACGGTCCCGCTCGACGAGCGCACCGCCACCGCCCGGTTCCGCGCGCTCATCCCGTGCGACCTGGTCGTCACCGCGCGCGAAACCCGGCGCGATCCGGTGGCGCTGGTCCTGGAGGCCGCGCTGAGCGGCGACCTCGAAGGCATGGCGCGCTGGACGCTGAGCGCGCACGGCGCCGGCACCCGCGTCGTCTACGAGCAGGACGTCGAGGTCGTCCGGCCGCTCCTGCGCCGCCTCGCCGTGCCGGGCCGCCCGCTGTTCCGGGCCAACCACGCCCTGATGATGCGCTCCGGACGCCGTGGCCTTCGCCGGCGCCTGGGCGCGGTTTGA